The DNA region TGAAACGTCAATTGTATTCTGACGTGTGATGAGAATGAATGGAGTAATTTGAACACATTCGACGACAGCTTCTTCTTCCTTAGATGGATATTCAATCACAGATTGGCTTACTTCAGGCTCAACCTCTTTTGGTGTAACAACATAAGGTTCTTCGTCCACAGATGGATATTCAATCACAGATTGGCCTACTTCAGGCTCAACCTCTTTTGGTGTGATTACATAAGGTTCATCACCCGCATCAGAAGATTCATCTTCTTCTAATTCAGCCTCTTTTACCAAATCATCTAGATCAAGTTCATCCAAATGTGCAGCATCTTTATCCGCCTCTTCAGTCTCACTTACTGAATCAGATTGTTCCACAACCTCAGGCTTTTCGCACAGAAGATCTGTAGGAATAGTTGATGATGCGTCGAAGAACACGTCTCTACAAAGTTGCTTCATCAAGAAAATCCAACGCTGTCGTTCTTCATGACTAAGCTCAGCAATTATCTTGATTTGACCACGACTTGCGTAAGTTGGTTTTACAAGCAAAAAAGCGTTGTAGCCAAGAAAAATATAAAATTCACTTGGCATGGAATCTTCATCTCCAAAATCGGCAGCCTGCTCAAGCACATTCTGCCTGGCTGGCATCACAGCAGCATCAAAGATATACAGCTCTCGTGTTTTCTGAAGAACCACATTTAGCAATTCCAAACTTACATTCCCACTCATTGATGCCTCCTTGTGTTATAACCGAAACAAAATTGTTAAAGGGCCAATTAATGAAATATATTATCACAATTACAAATTTTGTCAATAAAAAAGCCAGGATCTTTCAATCCCGACCTTTTGACTAAAATTAAACAATATTAAGTCTTTTCAACTTGTATAGTCTGAGTAGGATAAGCAAATTCGATTTTTTCTTGTTCGAAAGCTTTGAATATTTGTAAATTAATTTCTTGATTTTTGTCCATGTAATCTGCATATTCAGTAGATTTAACAAAATATACTAATTCAAAATTCAAGCTAAAGTCTCCATAATTAGCAAAATGACAACGATCAAATTCAACTCCTTCAATCTCCTTAACTATTTTTTTAATGATTCGAGGAATGGATTTTAACTTAGTAAATGACAATCCATAAACAACCCCCAAAGAAGTAACCACTCTACGCTGTTCTAATTTTTTAAAATTTTGAACTCTAGCAGTTGTTAATTCTCGATTAGACACAACTAATTCTTCACCTTGCAAAGTTCGTATGCGAGTTGTTTTCATACCGATGCGCTCTACAGTTCCAGAATCTGTTCCAACCGTAATAAAATCACCTGGCTGAAATGGTTTATCAACATACAATGAAAATGAACTAAATATATCTGTCAAAATATTTTGTAAAGCCAAGGCAATAGCAATCCCACCAATCCCCAAACTAGCAATCAAAGATGTAACATTAATCCCTAGATTAGAAAGAATCATAATTAAGGCTATGGCCCACAACACGAACTTTACTATCATGCTGGCAGCTCGGAGCATAGACTGAGAATGCTTTTTTTCGCCTTGTGAATCTTTATTTTTTTCTAAATATTTACTGATAAAATAATCCACAAATCGAGTCACGGCTTGAACAACCTCATAAACAACAGCGATTAAGATAATTACTGTTAAAACCTTACCAACCAATTCAGGGAATGATAAATATTTAATAGCGAAATATAAGGCCACAAAGAAATAAAACGGTGGCTTTATTTTTGAAAAAATAGCAATCATCGCATCATCCAGATCATTCTTGGTTTTGCCGGCAATTTTTTTCAATCGCGATAAAATGATAACTTGGAATAATTTTAACAAAAATATTAAGCCTACGAAAATAATAATTGCAATCAACCAACTGTAAAAAGTATTTTCCAAAAAGCTGAAATTTTTGAGAAATTCTAAACTTGAAAACTCTAACATAAAAATATATATTAATTATAACTGTAGTCAATATAACACATTTGTTGTCGTTTTGAAACCCTTTATCTTTTCTGTGGTTATGCTATGCTTTAAATATAATAATACAAATTTATGTTTGAGAAAAAACAAATCAATGTGTTTAGTTTCGCTCTAGCAATTGGCATGACTTGTGCTATTTGGGCGCTTTTGCTTGGTTTAATAGCCTGGCTCTTTGACTACGGTACACAACTCGTGCAAATATTTTCAACTCTCTACGTAGGCTATGCTCCAACTTTCGTTGGTAGTATTATTGGTGCACTTTGGGCATTTGTTGACTGTTTCATTGGCGGCGCAATAGTTGCCTGGTTGTACAACCTCTTTAGCAAGAGAATAAAAGCTTAAATTATTTGCTTTCTGTTAATAAGCCGCCAATTGTGTGGCTTATTTTACTTATCTTTACAAAGTTAATTATTTACTGTAAATTAGTATATTAAATGATCTTTAACAAGGAGGCTCCAAATGACAGCCAGAAAAAACGACAAAGGTAGCAATACTGGAACAAAAAATTCCAAAACTGCTCCCCCAGTGCCAAACGCTCGTAGCGTTGATGCGATGGGTGAAATTTTACTACGAGAGCAGGTTGTATCGATCGAACAACTTGATCAAGCCAGAGGTGAAATCGCCAAACAAGGTGGAACACTGCAAAGAGCTTTATCAGGGTTAGGACACCTGTCTGAAACTGACTATGTCAAGCAGATTGCCAAAAGATTTGGTGTGGCCTCGGTGGACATTGATCAAATTGCCATCCCAGAAGATGTTCTGAAGGTTTTTTCAAAACGTGATGCAGTCCGCTTTGGTATTGTCCCAATTGAAATACAAAAAGACACTCTCTCCATTGTCACTGCTGACCCAGCTGCATCTCTGTACCTCATGGACGATTTTAAACATATGACTGGCTTCAAAAAAGTTGAAGTTCTGGTTACCACTGAATCACAATTGGAATCTGCTCTTAATGAATTTTACAAAGAAGACACACTGACTGATGTTTTAGAAAACTCCGACCTGTCAACTGAAGACATTCGGATATTAAGAGAAGAAGATACTATTGACATGCAACAACTGGAATCAGAATCTGGTGAGGAAAAAGTTGTCCGCTTTGTAAATTTGATTCTTTACGATGCCATCATGAAAGGCGCTTCAGATATTCACATTGAGAGTTATGAAAAATCTTACCGCGTCCGTTACCGAATCGACGGAGTTCTTTCAGAGGCGGTTGCTCCGGAAAGCAGAATTCGTAATGCCGTTGTCTCTAGAATCAAAATTATGAGCGACCTGGACATTTCCGAACGCCGACTTCCACAAGATGGAAGGATTAAACTAAAAATCGGTGACACCAAGGATGTAGATTTTCGCGTTTCAGTTTTACCAACAACCAATGGTGAACACATTGTCCTTCGAATTCTAGACAAAAGTGCTCTAAAGCTAGACATGACAAAGCTTGGCTTCAACGCTGGGCAATTCGAAGAATTTCAACAAGCTGTTAAGCAACCTTGGGGCATGGTATTGGTAACTGGGCCAACCGGGTCAGGCAAAACCACCACCCTTTACAGTGCTCTGATGGAATTGAACAAATCAACAGACAAAATTCTAACCGCTGAAGACCCAGTTGAAATTACTGTTGAAGGAATTAGTCAGGTTCACATCAATGATGAAATCGGACTAAACTTTGCAGCCGCGCTTAGATCATTTCTACGACAAGATCCGGACATTATCATGGTTGGCGAAATTCGCGATTTTGAAACGGCAGAGATTGCCATTAAAGCAGCCTTGACTGGTCACTTGGTACTGTCAACATTACACACCAATGATGCCCCTTCAACAATCAATCGTCTATTAAACATGGGAGTAGAACCGTTTTTGGTGACTTCTGCCATCAACTTAATCGCAGCACAAAGACTGGTTAGGGTTATTTGCAAGGCATGCAAGGAACCTCTGCCTGTTTCTGCTGACAGGCTACTTGAACTCGGTTTACCGGAAGACAAAATTACTGATGCCTGTCTATATCACGGCGTTGGTTGTAAGCGTTGTAATAACACAGGATACAAAGGCCGGATAGGTTTATATGAACTTATGTCCATGGGAGATAAAATTAGAGAATGCGTTCTCCAAGGCTATTCTGCTATGGAAATCCGACGCGAGGCAACTCGACTCGGTATGCAACCACTTCGAGAATCAGGCATTGATAAAATGCTAGAAGGTGTAACCACACTTGAGGAAATTTTAAGAGTTACTCGTAAGTAAACAAAAACCCGTAAGTTATCGAACTTACGGGTTTATTTTTTAACGCATACGCCTGATTGCTTCTTCCACAAAAGCAGATCTCTCAGGTTTTACAAAACTAATGTGGGCAGCAATTTGCGAATCTTTCCACCTTTCTACAGTAAATGTCAATCCATTTGAAAGGGCAGACAAATACTCGCTGTCAATTTGCCCAATGTCACCTGTCAAAATTATCTTTGAGTCATGTCCCAAACGGGTAACTGCAGTTGTAATTTCGTGCGGTGTCATATTTTGAACTTCATCAAGAATCAGAATGGTATTATTGACAGTTTTTCCACGAACGTGGATCAAAGGTTCTACAGACAAAATATGTTGTGTGATTTGAGCTCTAACGTAGTCAATCACAGCTGAACCATTTTGAATATCTCTGTCTGTAACCAACAAGGAGTAAGCATCAATAATAGGTCTTGCCCAAGGTTCAAACTTTTCTTCTAACGTGCCAGGATAGTAACCCAGCTCTTTCTCGCCAACAACCGTAATTGGACGCCATACTAGAATCTTGTCGAATTCATTATCTGCACTCTCAACAAGTCTCTTGCCAGCCAGCAAGGCCATCAAGGTTTTTCCTGTTCCAGCTGGACCCAGCAAAGTAACCATAGTGGCAGTCGACTCCATCAAGAGAGCGAGAGCTAAGGCTTGTTCATTATTAACTGGTTTAATTCTTCTTTTCCAGTTACCAGTTTTAGCGTGAGGTCCTTTAACAAAATGAACCTTGCCTGTACTGGTCCGATAAATACCTAATGAGGTTTTTGGAGTATCTTTTACTGTCCAATGAAAAACAAATCCAGTGTTTGGATTCACTTCTAACTGACCTAATTCCTCGGACAATTCACTAAGAAGAACTCCGTCATCTCGATGTAGTTTATTATTGACATCGCTAGCCTTTTCCGCTGACAACTCAAGATGAATTATCCCAGAAAAAATCTGATCTACACTAGAAACCAGTTTATCACGTTGCCAGTCTTCAGATTTAATACTAATAGCACTGGCCTTGATGCGCATATTAACATCTTGACTAAGAAGAATAACTTCCTTTCCTGCTTGATCGGGCTTTTTATCTTCCTGGTCCTTCCAATGTTTAGCAGTAAGGATAACTCGATTATCCACTTTTTCCTTTAGTGGATATCCCAGGCCAAGTTTGGAAATATCAGCAGCATTATAATCAACAAAGACTATTCCGCCACCATCAGTTTCTACTCCATTACGTAGGAATCTGCCCTGACTTTCCGCTTTTGCTCTGTATTTTTCAATATTCCTGGTTGCTTCTCTAACAGTAAAAGCCAATTGAGGTTTCAACCGTTTGATATCATCCAATTCTTCAACAACCCACAAAGGGACAACAATGACATTATCT from Candidatus Falkowbacteria bacterium includes:
- a CDS encoding mechanosensitive ion channel family protein gives rise to the protein MLEFSSLEFLKNFSFLENTFYSWLIAIIIFVGLIFLLKLFQVIILSRLKKIAGKTKNDLDDAMIAIFSKIKPPFYFFVALYFAIKYLSFPELVGKVLTVIILIAVVYEVVQAVTRFVDYFISKYLEKNKDSQGEKKHSQSMLRAASMIVKFVLWAIALIMILSNLGINVTSLIASLGIGGIAIALALQNILTDIFSSFSLYVDKPFQPGDFITVGTDSGTVERIGMKTTRIRTLQGEELVVSNRELTTARVQNFKKLEQRRVVTSLGVVYGLSFTKLKSIPRIIKKIVKEIEGVEFDRCHFANYGDFSLNFELVYFVKSTEYADYMDKNQEINLQIFKAFEQEKIEFAYPTQTIQVEKT
- the pilB gene encoding type IV-A pilus assembly ATPase PilB; amino-acid sequence: MGEILLREQVVSIEQLDQARGEIAKQGGTLQRALSGLGHLSETDYVKQIAKRFGVASVDIDQIAIPEDVLKVFSKRDAVRFGIVPIEIQKDTLSIVTADPAASLYLMDDFKHMTGFKKVEVLVTTESQLESALNEFYKEDTLTDVLENSDLSTEDIRILREEDTIDMQQLESESGEEKVVRFVNLILYDAIMKGASDIHIESYEKSYRVRYRIDGVLSEAVAPESRIRNAVVSRIKIMSDLDISERRLPQDGRIKLKIGDTKDVDFRVSVLPTTNGEHIVLRILDKSALKLDMTKLGFNAGQFEEFQQAVKQPWGMVLVTGPTGSGKTTTLYSALMELNKSTDKILTAEDPVEITVEGISQVHINDEIGLNFAAALRSFLRQDPDIIMVGEIRDFETAEIAIKAALTGHLVLSTLHTNDAPSTINRLLNMGVEPFLVTSAINLIAAQRLVRVICKACKEPLPVSADRLLELGLPEDKITDACLYHGVGCKRCNNTGYKGRIGLYELMSMGDKIRECVLQGYSAMEIRREATRLGMQPLRESGIDKMLEGVTTLEEILRVTRK
- a CDS encoding bacteriophage holin, producing MFEKKQINVFSFALAIGMTCAIWALLLGLIAWLFDYGTQLVQIFSTLYVGYAPTFVGSIIGALWAFVDCFIGGAIVAWLYNLFSKRIKA
- a CDS encoding PhoH family protein is translated as MPESEKKVYILDTNILIYNPTVIDDLGDNVIVVPLWVVEELDDIKRLKPQLAFTVREATRNIEKYRAKAESQGRFLRNGVETDGGGIVFVDYNAADISKLGLGYPLKEKVDNRVILTAKHWKDQEDKKPDQAGKEVILLSQDVNMRIKASAISIKSEDWQRDKLVSSVDQIFSGIIHLELSAEKASDVNNKLHRDDGVLLSELSEELGQLEVNPNTGFVFHWTVKDTPKTSLGIYRTSTGKVHFVKGPHAKTGNWKRRIKPVNNEQALALALLMESTATMVTLLGPAGTGKTLMALLAGKRLVESADNEFDKILVWRPITVVGEKELGYYPGTLEEKFEPWARPIIDAYSLLVTDRDIQNGSAVIDYVRAQITQHILSVEPLIHVRGKTVNNTILILDEVQNMTPHEITTAVTRLGHDSKIILTGDIGQIDSEYLSALSNGLTFTVERWKDSQIAAHISFVKPERSAFVEEAIRRMR